ATAAAGTTAGATCTAATACTTTCCATCATTTCGAGaacaattttatcaagaaGCCTGCTGAGAAGACTTCTATTATGACATCCGAGATTGTTTCCcatgaaagaaagaagaataacatcgttttccaaaaatatGAGCAAAGAAAACCCAGTCAGAAGCCAGTGGTGGATCcaatatttacaaaaaggAGCTTGAATCAAGATTCAAGAAACGTGGAAAATTTTACCGAGACTCCCCTGGTGTTTAGAAGTGATCctaaatataataatattacaagTTCAGAGACAACACAACATGGTGGGAAACGTCAAAATGTCCTGCATAATAGTAATAAGGTGAAGAAACTGACATTTGTTAAAACGATGACGAatggtaataataataaccaCTTGCATGCAGCTAATTTGAATACGGAGGCATTCCAAATGCATATGAGTCAAGACCTAGCGAAACAGCTGGATGATACCGTATCGGAGCTGGCAAATGCTTTGCATTACAAAGAAGGTACAAGTAATGAAAGTAGTTCTGGAAGGATGATGAAAAACGACAATGAATTTCAGGACTCTCTTTTGCTCAtgcaaaataatgaaaatagcAACGCAGCAATCGATCCTAATGTCAGTTTGAGTTCTCCAgatttcatattttctaataaaacAGACAAGCCTAGCTTGACGGGGAAATTCAGCTCCGACACCAAAGTGAAACTGAACAAGACGCAGCCGCAACCTCCTGTGATAAAGGGATACTCAACTTATACTTTCAAGGTGAATTTGAAAGACGGAACAAAATAAAACCTGAGACTGGAtccaacaaaaaaaaatttcaccaaaattatatctcttttcatttatatTCTCTTCATATTCTAGCTATGGACGCTTCTTCAATCTATCctatatattatatatttcagTGTATCGAGCTGATATATAGTAAATCCTTCGtttgaaatatcattttgttCTGATAACCTTGTGTTTCAGCATCAATATTTGACCTAAAAATGTAACGAATCTATAAATTCTTAACAGTCGAGAAGTTGAATGTCCTCTACTAATAGTCCAATTACTGAGCAAGGACATTTTCTGAAGTTTATCAGGATAACTACCCATCCTGGCACCTACCGCATATACATTTATTTCCACAATTTCATCCCAAATGCAAGGAAAAACCTACAGAAACATCATCAATTACACACACTGCAGCACAAAACCTGCAGCCGAACCCCACCTGGCCAGCAGTACTACCTGGCGATGCACAG
This is a stretch of genomic DNA from Kazachstania africana CBS 2517 chromosome 8, complete genome. It encodes these proteins:
- the KAFR0H03690 gene encoding uncharacterized protein (ancestral locus Anc_5.223): MVDPSKSRKDKVRSNTFHHFENNFIKKPAEKTSIMTSEIVSHERKKNNIVFQKYEQRKPSQKPVVDPIFTKRSLNQDSRNVENFTETPLVFRSDPKYNNITSSETTQHGGKRQNVLHNSNKVKKLTFVKTMTNGNNNNHLHAANLNTEAFQMHMSQDLAKQLDDTVSELANALHYKEGTSNESSSGRMMKNDNEFQDSLLLMQNNENSNAAIDPNVSLSSPDFIFSNKTDKPSLTGKFSSDTKVKLNKTQPQPPVIKGYSTYTFKVNLKDGTK